The Rhododendron vialii isolate Sample 1 chromosome 5a, ASM3025357v1 genome contains a region encoding:
- the LOC131326349 gene encoding uncharacterized protein LOC131326349, which produces MFEITLSLFNSILQRLTLRWPLLLYAATWTAILTITVAVASFSPEFAFVSAISPTSAFSRPCPAEGSVRVPLDVPTEVMCFPAHMFQRSKLDTVVPPVFAAVVVAGSFYVVRALGLWEVDDEA; this is translated from the coding sequence ATGTTTGaaataactctctctctcttcaattcgATACTCCAACGCCTCACCCTGCGGTGGCCGCTCCTGCTGTACGCCGCGACGTGGACGGCGATCCTGACAATCACCGTCGCCGTGGCGTCTTTCTCGCCGGAGTTTGCGTTCGTGTCTGCGATCTCTCCGACTTCGGCCTTCTCTCGGCCGTGCCCGGCGGAGGGATCCGTCAGGGTTCCGCTCGATGTTCCGACGGAGGTTATGTGTTTTCCGGCTCACATGTTCCAGCGGTCTAAGCTGGACACGGTGGTGCCTCCGGTTTTCGCGGCGGTTGTTGTCGCCGGCTCGTTTTACGTGGTCCGAGCCCTTGGGTTGTGGGAGGTGGACGACGAGGCCTAA